From a single Pempheris klunzingeri isolate RE-2024b chromosome 2, fPemKlu1.hap1, whole genome shotgun sequence genomic region:
- the LOC139214017 gene encoding LIM domain and actin-binding protein 1-like isoform X1: protein MESGPFNRRSWTAQSLRVTAKELSLSGRGRNNAIAERFSKYQRAAEDSSAEKKKGSFDSAAPSLRSANLSALKKRWEQAGNLDQDKPSSVAPPSQSSSRSRPPALTRAASITENCPPVKSPGLLTAQGGQLPASRAQQPSAAPEAPKGEEQRGMDRGELTRCDRPEKLEEQVPTSPCASYEKPRVPMNTLKMKFEKGEDAVGKAGRTKLRSASSDDMDQHGVPVSDRVLESTSMKEKMAKYQAAVSKQGTARSGPRAPEVPAPKTSAPVNQKHIPAPECNGESSGQPKASRKFCPPVRETCIACLKTVYPLERLGVLQHVYHQSCFRCVHCSTKLSLGNYASLHGNVYCKPHFNQLFKAKGNYDEGFGHRPHKELWEPRADGDEGEEAVKPKEQAGPAAVTRPAEIISDKEPSPTLETSPQVKVTDLTALLETRAQANASSGEKLQSTERPAETRRLRVAWPPPAGESHTGTEAVSPVTEAGVSGRPWKAKWPPEDEAPAASFQSSERAELKSLRRSSSLKERSRPFTLVAKPSPAPNLGSREPRRPLKTLQEWKTSFEEKHSFEEPLKENKPELQQQEKKEQTLPQMPSAASASETIVETLPEEQEERDEQAWRGKPAADKMAVEEGSLRSISPDISPSPSPPLQAKQNRTSQDVGFWEEDKDGSDAEELSAEEMIKRNRYYAEEEDSDSDS, encoded by the exons ATGGAGAGCGGTCCATTCAATCGACGGTCCTGGACGGCACAGTCCCTTCGTGTCACTGCGAAGGAGCTGTCTCTGAGTGGCCGTGGGAGGAACAATGCCATTGCTGAACGCTTCTCCAA gtaccagagagctgctgaggaCTCAAGTgctgagaagaaaaaagga TCTTTTGACAGTGCAGCACCCTCCCTGCGGTCGGCCAACCTGAGTGCTCTGAAGAAGCGCTGGGAGCAGGCAGGGAACCTTGATCAGGACAAGCCTTCTTCCGTCGCACCTCCCAGCCAGTCCAGCTCTCGCTCCAGGCCTCCCGCTCTGACCAGGGCTGCTTCTATCACTGAGAACTGTCCTCCTGTAAAGAGCCCCGGCCTGCTGACCGCTCAGGGGGGTCAGCTTCCAGCCAGCCGTGCCCAGcagccctcagcagctccagaaGCACCCAAAGGTGAAGAACAGAGAGGGATGGACAGGGGTGAGCTGACACGCTGTGACAGACCTGAAAAGCTTGAAGAGCAAGTTCCAACCAGCCCCTGTGCCTCTTATgaaaaacccagagtgccaaTGAATACCCTGAAGATGAAGTTTGAGAAGGGAGAGGACGCCGTGGGCAAG GCTGGCAGGACGAAACTGCGCAGTGCTTCATCAGACGACATGGACCAACATG GCGTGCCTGTGTCTGACCGAGTGTTGGAGTCGACATCCATGAAGGAGAAGATGGCCAAGTACCAGGCTGCTGTTTCTAAACAAGGCACTGCTCGCTCT GGTCCCAGAGCCCCAGAGGTGCCAGCTCCAAAAACATCTGCACCCGTAAATCAGAAACACATTCCTGCACCTGAGTGCAATG GGGAGAGCAGCGGGCAACCCAAAGCATCCAGG aagtTCTGCCCACCAGTGAGGGAGACGTGCATCGCCTGTCTAAAAACGGTGTACCCACTGGAGAGGCTGGGGGTTCTTCAGCATGTCTACCACCAAAGTTGCTTCCGCTGTGTTCACTGCAGCACCAAGCTGAG TCTTGGGAACTATGCCTCTCTGCATGGAAACGTCTACTGCAAGCCCCATTTCAACCAGCTGTTTAAAGCTAAAGGCAACTATGATGAGGGATTTGGCCATCGGCCTCACAAGGAGCTTTGGGAGCCTCGTGCTGATGGAGATGAAGGTGAGGAGGCGGTGAAGCCAAAAGAACAAGCGGGACCAGCAGCAGTGACACGTCCAGCTGAGATTATCTCCGACAAAGAGCCTTCCCCAACTCTGGAGACATCCCCACAGGTTAAGGTGACAGACCTGACTGCCTTACTGGAGACACGTGCGCAGGCAAATGCCAGCTCCGGTGAGAAACTTCAGTCGACAGAAAGGCCGGCCGAGACGCGCAGGCTGAGGGTTGCCTGGCCCCCCCCGGCGGGTGAGAGCCACACAGGGACAGAAGCAGTCAGTCCAGTCACTGAGGCAGGGGTCTCAGGCCGACCGTGGAAAGCCAAGTGGCCCCCAGAGGACGAGGCACCGGCGGCATCCTTCCAGAGCTCAGAGAGGGCTGAACTGAAGAGCCTGAGGAGGAGCTCCTCTCTTAAGGAACGCAGTCGGCCTTTTACCCTCGTAGCCAAACCCAGCCCCGCACCCAACCTGGGATCCAGGGAACCTCGTCGCCCCCTCAAAACCCTGCAGGAATGGAAAACATCATTTGAGGAAAAACACTCATTCGAAGAACCGCTCAAGGAAAATAAGCCAGAGCTTCAgcaacaggaaaagaaagagcagaCGTTGCCTCAAATGCCAAGTGCAGCAAGTGCAAGTGAGACCATTGTGGAGACTCTGCCCGAGGAACAGGAAGAAAGAGACGAACAAGCATGGAGAGGAAAGCCGGCGGCAGACAAGATGGCGGTGGAAGAGGGCTCTCTTAGAAGCATCTCTCCGGACATCTCACCGTCCCCGTCTCCACCTCTACAGGCAAAACAGAATCGCACCTCCCAGGATGTGGGCTTCTGGGAGGAGGACAAAGACGGAAGTGATGCTGAGGAGCTGAGCGCAGAGGAGATGATCAAGAGGAACCGCTAttatgcagaggaggaggactccGACTCCGACTCATAA
- the LOC139214017 gene encoding LIM domain and actin-binding protein 1-like isoform X2: MDRGELTRCDRPEKLEEQVPTSPCASYEKPRVPMNTLKMKFEKGEDAVGKAGRTKLRSASSDDMDQHGVPVSDRVLESTSMKEKMAKYQAAVSKQGTARSGPRAPEVPAPKTSAPVNQKHIPAPECNGESSGQPKASRKFCPPVRETCIACLKTVYPLERLGVLQHVYHQSCFRCVHCSTKLSLGNYASLHGNVYCKPHFNQLFKAKGNYDEGFGHRPHKELWEPRADGDEGEEAVKPKEQAGPAAVTRPAEIISDKEPSPTLETSPQVKVTDLTALLETRAQANASSGEKLQSTERPAETRRLRVAWPPPAGESHTGTEAVSPVTEAGVSGRPWKAKWPPEDEAPAASFQSSERAELKSLRRSSSLKERSRPFTLVAKPSPAPNLGSREPRRPLKTLQEWKTSFEEKHSFEEPLKENKPELQQQEKKEQTLPQMPSAASASETIVETLPEEQEERDEQAWRGKPAADKMAVEEGSLRSISPDISPSPSPPLQAKQNRTSQDVGFWEEDKDGSDAEELSAEEMIKRNRYYAEEEDSDSDS, encoded by the exons ATGGACAGGGGTGAGCTGACACGCTGTGACAGACCTGAAAAGCTTGAAGAGCAAGTTCCAACCAGCCCCTGTGCCTCTTATgaaaaacccagagtgccaaTGAATACCCTGAAGATGAAGTTTGAGAAGGGAGAGGACGCCGTGGGCAAG GCTGGCAGGACGAAACTGCGCAGTGCTTCATCAGACGACATGGACCAACATG GCGTGCCTGTGTCTGACCGAGTGTTGGAGTCGACATCCATGAAGGAGAAGATGGCCAAGTACCAGGCTGCTGTTTCTAAACAAGGCACTGCTCGCTCT GGTCCCAGAGCCCCAGAGGTGCCAGCTCCAAAAACATCTGCACCCGTAAATCAGAAACACATTCCTGCACCTGAGTGCAATG GGGAGAGCAGCGGGCAACCCAAAGCATCCAGG aagtTCTGCCCACCAGTGAGGGAGACGTGCATCGCCTGTCTAAAAACGGTGTACCCACTGGAGAGGCTGGGGGTTCTTCAGCATGTCTACCACCAAAGTTGCTTCCGCTGTGTTCACTGCAGCACCAAGCTGAG TCTTGGGAACTATGCCTCTCTGCATGGAAACGTCTACTGCAAGCCCCATTTCAACCAGCTGTTTAAAGCTAAAGGCAACTATGATGAGGGATTTGGCCATCGGCCTCACAAGGAGCTTTGGGAGCCTCGTGCTGATGGAGATGAAGGTGAGGAGGCGGTGAAGCCAAAAGAACAAGCGGGACCAGCAGCAGTGACACGTCCAGCTGAGATTATCTCCGACAAAGAGCCTTCCCCAACTCTGGAGACATCCCCACAGGTTAAGGTGACAGACCTGACTGCCTTACTGGAGACACGTGCGCAGGCAAATGCCAGCTCCGGTGAGAAACTTCAGTCGACAGAAAGGCCGGCCGAGACGCGCAGGCTGAGGGTTGCCTGGCCCCCCCCGGCGGGTGAGAGCCACACAGGGACAGAAGCAGTCAGTCCAGTCACTGAGGCAGGGGTCTCAGGCCGACCGTGGAAAGCCAAGTGGCCCCCAGAGGACGAGGCACCGGCGGCATCCTTCCAGAGCTCAGAGAGGGCTGAACTGAAGAGCCTGAGGAGGAGCTCCTCTCTTAAGGAACGCAGTCGGCCTTTTACCCTCGTAGCCAAACCCAGCCCCGCACCCAACCTGGGATCCAGGGAACCTCGTCGCCCCCTCAAAACCCTGCAGGAATGGAAAACATCATTTGAGGAAAAACACTCATTCGAAGAACCGCTCAAGGAAAATAAGCCAGAGCTTCAgcaacaggaaaagaaagagcagaCGTTGCCTCAAATGCCAAGTGCAGCAAGTGCAAGTGAGACCATTGTGGAGACTCTGCCCGAGGAACAGGAAGAAAGAGACGAACAAGCATGGAGAGGAAAGCCGGCGGCAGACAAGATGGCGGTGGAAGAGGGCTCTCTTAGAAGCATCTCTCCGGACATCTCACCGTCCCCGTCTCCACCTCTACAGGCAAAACAGAATCGCACCTCCCAGGATGTGGGCTTCTGGGAGGAGGACAAAGACGGAAGTGATGCTGAGGAGCTGAGCGCAGAGGAGATGATCAAGAGGAACCGCTAttatgcagaggaggaggactccGACTCCGACTCATAA